Below is a genomic region from Echinicola rosea.
CTCCGCATACACAACGTCTATACCCTTTTTTGATGTAATCCACAGATTCAAAGGAAAAGGGTCGTTCGGCAATAATGTCAAAATATTCAAAAAACGATTCGAAATATTTGTCAGCTTGGGTCATTCCAAATTTTTCGACTCCGTAATGGTGAATCCGAATCAAATCAACTTTGGCTTCGTTAGTCAATTTGTATTTAGCCACCTAACAAAGACTTTGATTGAGCTAAAATACTTTCTTTACTATCTATCGTAAATCCACTACTTTCAGCTTTTTCCAATTTAGCTCGAATCCAATCAATTTGAACTTGTTGTTTTCGGGCTTGTCTGATCAAGTCGTTGACCAATTCACTTTTGCTTGAATATTCCTTACTGTCCACTTGGGCCTTTAGCCACTCGTCATTCGGTTTTGTAAATGATATACTTTGTCTTGACATAATTTTATTTTTTGATGTAAAAATACACCAAAAACGAATCGTTTCCAAATTGTTGTCAACGGTAAAGTATAAGCGGAGTGCGGGATTTCAGAGCAATTCGCTTTCCGCCTTCCGTAAAGTTAATTAATAGAAAAAATGCTCAATTTTTGTTACTTACCCCGCATTACGCTTATACAATGTTGTGGGTAGTAATTCATTTGGATCTACCGCTTCAATTTTGCCATTTCTGGTTACAATCATTGGGCTTTTCTTTTGTTTCTTGAATTCCACAAGCCTTTTGTAGGTCTCTTCAAGCCCTTTAACTATTCTGTCTCTTTCCTCTTTTAATTGCTCTTTATTGTCCATAATATTTTCCTTTTAGTTCATTCCATCTTTCTGAATTATTGATGGTTTCTTCCCCTAAAGCACCTTCTGCAATAATTTCATAATTATCACCCGAATTATTTACAAACAGCCAGTTGTCTACCTTAGGGAGAAAAAGGTTGAAAAAATTGTTCAACCCACTAGTATATCTTCTTCTGATAACTTCCTCAGGAATAAAATGGCCACCTTCTTTCACCCTTGTCTCAACTCTGGAAATTGCCAATTCCTCAGAATTAAGCCAAAAAAACAAGCAAGTGACTTGATATCCCACCCCCTTAGCTTTTTCAATAAATTTAACGTAGCTCCTGGTTGAAAGTGTAGTTTCAAATGCAAAACTTTCGCCTGCCTCTAACAAATTCTTTATCCTTTTTAACATTAATCTGCCAGCTTCAATTCCTGCTTTTTCCGGTTGGAATGGGGACAGCCCTCTTGCAATTTCATCCGCATTCACAAACTCTTTGCAATCCAGTATTTCCGGTAAAATGGTATATGATGCTGTTGTTTTTCCAGCCCCATTACATCCTGCTATAACGTATAATTTTTTCATCCAAAACAAATATACAATTAACTATGGATTTGGTAGCGTGTCCTGCCTATTACCCACAACGGTTTGCAGGTTTAAGAATTTGCGGAATTACTTGCAGAAACTTTGTGAGCCTGCACTAAACTTAATAATAACAAGTGATGGAAGTGAAAGCACTTCGCCCGAAATTTTTTAGACCTGTTGTTATAGGCAGTTTTTATTTATCTGGGCTAGCTTTTTTATTGTAAATCTTATTTAACTGAGCATATAAACTTGTCAATTTGGGTTGAAGGCATGTATTAAGATAAATGTCAATATTTTTATCACTTCCGTGTTTTATAAGCAACTGTTTTAATCCAATATTTAATTTCTGTAAATCTTTGTCTTTTCTAATTTTTTTAATTTTCAAGTTGTCTTGTATATGTTCATAACGGTTTTGAAAGATATGACACGTATTATGTCGTCTATACTCTATATACGAATATTCATCTTCTCCCAATTCTGATTTAATATTTGTCAATCCATTAATGAGTTCATCATACCATTCTAACTTGTTTTCATTCTTTCCGCCTCTTAAATGTTCAAAGACTTTAAGAGCATAAGATAAACCTTCCGCGGTAGCTTCATAGAATTTTATATAAAACATTTCTTGATAGATAAAATCCCATTTTTCAGTCAGCTCGTGATTTAAATAAAACAGAGAAATCTCAACGCTACTACAAGTCAATCTGTCTCTACACACACTATCGGTTTTCTACCTCTAAGTTGTCCTTATTGTGTATTTCCCTTGGCATTTGTGTGTAGTTTCCCAAGTTCCGTAAATAAGCCTGAATAAAGTTCTTGCCATCTGAATGACGCCAGCCTTACAGAAAATAAATAGGCTCGCTCTGTAATTAATGCTATTGCTAACATTACTTTTCACTCCGTATCATACTTCGTAGCTTTTGACTGGAGGTTCCTACTTCTCGACACCTCTTCAATGGTTCACTTTCGTTCAACTCCTTTATTTGTACCTGCTAGCCTCTTTGGACTAGATTCTCCTAAACGCTCAGCACCAAGACTATTAATCAAAGCACCTTTAGGTGGTTTAGAGCCATCGCCTATACAACGCCCCTGATGGACCTACCATCATCTTATTTACAGCATTCAACCTTTTATTGCCGTGGTTGATTCTTGGCACACTATGAAAAGTAGGCGATTTCGAAGCACAAAATTTTCGGTTAAGCACCAAGTTTGATACGAGCCACCAGCCTCGAACTTACTGCTGTTTCGCCTATTTTTTATATACATTGTTACCTGCTGGCTTTTATTTTGGTATTCCCTTTTTATTTGAGTTTTCAATCCAATTCTTAACCTCTCCAATAAAATCCCAAACATCTCCACCTGCCGGCTTTATGTAGTTTGGCTCTTCTGGATTATCACCCATTTTTGAAAATATATCAATAAGCCAGTTTGAACCGTGGCCATTAGCGTTTAGATGTTTTAACCAACTTTCTAATTCTCCTTTTTGTATTACAAAAACACCATATTCGACCAACTGATTTAGAAAATTTGAACAAGCTTCTTTATCTTCACCATTTAATAAATCTATACCTCCTTTGATTTTCCAATTTACACCCGTGTTATTAAATGTATCGTATAAACTCTTTCTTTGACTATGAAAAGGTTGATGATTCAATTGAGGAATAAATGAGCCATCTAATAATTTTGTAAATACCTGACCGCCTTCTTTTAAAACGTCAATGTCAACAACTCCAACTGCTGGAATTCCAAGTTCTCTTAATGGTTTTACAATTTCCCAAACCGTTTGTTTATTTTGAGCATTTATAAACAGACAATTACTTATGGCTCTCTCATCACCCGCTGATAATAATCTTTCATTAATTTCTTGATAAAATGCTCTGTCAGAGTCAGCTTCAGTTACAATAACAGATTCGTAAAACAGACCATTTAAGACTCCCGTTGAGCGTAAAAGGGGATGTCTCATTAAATGTAAAATTTTCTCTTTTGGTAGAATTCGGGATGTTGGAATGCCATTTTTATAAGTCAACCTTACAATGTTTAGGGGAGAACCCGATTGAATGCATCCCATTAAAAAAGAAGCACTATGAGTTGCAACAAGAAGTCTTTTATTAGAATTTCTTAATGATTTCCCTATCTCTTTTCCTAGTTTGTTAGATAATGCAGGATGAAGAAATGCTTCTGGTTCATCAATTAATGTAATCTTAGGGTCGCCAGCAAGTAATGTTGTTAGTATTCCCGAAAAGGCTTTTACTCCGTCACTTGCTTCGTTTATAAGTGTTGCTTTTTTATGAAATTCAATAGCTTCATTTTCCCATCCTTTTTCTTGTCTTTCACTATTGGGTGCAGTATCTGAAAGACGAACTCTCAATTGACCTATATTAGTTGGGTCAATAACATAATATTTGCCAAATGCCTCATAAATAATTCGTCTTAATTCTTTTCTTAAATCATTATCTAAAAAAAGGTGAGATAGATGATTTGTTGGCGTTGATTGAAGGTCACCAGCAGTTTGCTCATTTAATAAATTTAACCTATTAGTTCCATCTAACCGTAAAGTGTACAAGTCGATAAATTTGGAGTACCAATGATTATTAGATGGGGTTTGTGCTACTCTTATAACTTCATCTTTTAATACTTTAACTCTTTCTGCTTGATTCTTTTGAGAACTTAATTTCCCAATAATTATTTGACCTTCACTAATAGATTCATTTTGTGTAGGAGTTTGCGTGATTTTGTTTAACTCTGATTCAATTTCATTTTTTGAAAGAGGTGTAAATGTCAAACTGTCCAAAATTAAATCATTTGGTTGTCCTGATGTTTTCCTTGAGAACTTTTCAATTTCAATAAGAATTCTACTTTTTCCAGAGTTGTTTGGTCCAACAAAGACAGTTATTGGTGTTAAGTCAACTTCAAGATTTGGTTGTCCTTGAGATGACCCGGACTTTAGTTTTATTTTATTTATCATACTTTACGTAGATGTGTTTTAGCTTGCAGGTAACGTTTTGCAGCTAAGAAACGTGGGGCTTTTCGAAGCGCTTTCCTGTCCGCCTGTGACAAAGGTAGCCACGAAGATCGAACCTTTCGGAAACCAATGTCCGCCCCATGTTTTCTTAGGTGCTGTTAGTGGCTGGCTTTTATATAAATTTCATTTCATTCTTATATCTAGAGTCATTAGCAAGTCTCTGAAGAGATCCTTTTGGAAAATTAATTATCAGATCTAATACCTTTGTAATATGAACATCCTTTGTTTTTGATTTAAAGAAAGTTGCAAGTTTTCTCAGTCTAATGTCAGGTTTGGTATAATTGAAATCTGTTACAAACTCAGGGTCTTTAAATAATCTTAGAAACTCCTTAATTTCTGTTACTGTAAATGACTCAATGAATTTGTTATAGAATTCTGCTGCATTTTCATCAATTCCTTGACGGTAGCCCTTGCCGTTTCCTACATAACAAATTGAAATTACCTTGACGAATAATTTTCTAACAGCGTCTGGTATTCCATTTGCTGGTATTGAAGCATCAATTGACTTTGCATGAGAATATTCATTATAAAAGTTGTTCCATTCAAAGTGTACAGTTTTTAAGTTTTGAAGTTTTTCAAGCAATTCTGCTGCTAAACTGTCCTCATCTTTGTAATGTTCCCCATTTACCGTTTCAAGAAATTTTTGAACTGCATCTTTTCTATCAACGTCTCCATTTTTTCTATAGACGCCAAACTTTGCACCTATTCTAAATTTGGTGTCTTCTGTTGTGGATTGCCATATATGGGGAGTAAGCCGGTCAATGTTCTTGCGAACAGGTGCTTGAGTTCGTGGGTCAGAATAGATTCCGAAGATAGAAAGAAGGAAATCATCTACTCGTTCTTGTGGTTGTTTTAATAAATCTTGTCCAATTATAGGAAAGTCATCCTTTGGTATTTCTTTTGTCCTTATGTTTTCGAAAAGTTGCTTTATCTGAATTAAAGAATGGTCTGGCTTTGCGGTAATCGCGTACTTCAAGCAGCTCTCTAGTAGGTTCAGCATTTCTAACCCCGTGATTGAATTTTCATTAGGGTGTGCTGCACTTGCGTGATTTCTTAAATAATTTACATGTTCTAATCGTCTATAATTAATATCATTTACAAAGCCGATCCTTCTGCAAATTTCCAATAGATCATGGTCTCCGATAGCCTCTAAATCATCTGCTGAATTTAGATTCTTATATTTAGAATTTATGGTTCTTGAAACTTGAAGAAAATATTCTAGGTCAAAATTTGAAACTAATCGTCTTAATGCTTTAATCGTTTCATCCCACAAAAAATTCAGAGCACCGTCAAAAAGTCCAACGGATACGGCAACTGTAAACTTGGATAAATAGGTCGCTTTAAGCCTATCTTCCATTGGCAAAATCTCAATTGAACTTTCAAGTGCATAAATCACTTTTCGTCTTTCTTCTATAGGAGATAGTATATTTTCAGTTGGTAATCCTACATGAGTTAAAAGGTTCGCCAATGGCTGATTAAAGGCAGCAATTGAAGTTTCTATTTTTTCAGGTGTGTTTCCTGTTGGTATTAGAATGATCTGATTTTTGTTTTCTTTTTCCATGGTCTATTTTTAGCTTGCCACTAACGGTTTGTGTATGGTGCGTATCCCGCAGGGTATGCACTATACACCTTGTTGGCGGTAGTTATTTTAATTGTTTCAAAATATTATCGGTATAATCCTCAATATCGAATTTGTTTAGAACATCAAATATCAACGAAGCTTTCCATACATGTCCTAATTGAAGAGATTCTTGGTCTTTTATTCCAACTGGTGTTTGATTTACGAGTTGTTCAAGAAACTTATTTTTTGTAAGCATTTGCATACTTGCGTACACACCAATAAATTTATTTATAACACCACCTTGCATTCCACCATCAATGGTTTCATACATTCCTTGAGCTCTAGCAAAAACTGGAGCTCCAGACATTCCAGGAAAAGCAGAGATGTCAAGTACAATAAGTTTTTTTCCATCAAAATCTACGTCAGGTTCACTTGCAATGCTTCCAGTTTTCCAAATGGGCAAAGAGTTCTTTTTATCGTAATACCCATAAGGGTATCCAACCACAGATGTTCTTGTCGTTGTTCTTACTTTTAATTTGTTTTTCGCCCACTTTTCATTTATGCAGTTCACTATTTCCGCTTCTTGGTAAACTTGAGTAGGCATTGGGATTATGGCAAGGTCTGCTTCTTTGTTATCTTCATTTACCAACCATACTGGCTTATTTTCAGATGTATATAATGGAAAACGGAATTCTTTAACTTTTTCAGGATTGTCTTTGGATATATGAATGTTGAATGAAATATTGTCTCCAATTGGAGCCTTTTTTTCAAGAGGTGCTGAACCAGTTAATACATGATAGTTTGTAACTAAAAAAATGATTTGTTTTGAGTCGCACTCATGATAAACATAAAATCCTGTTCCTTGTGAAACTAATTCATTCCCTTTTAATAGTTTAATAGGAGTTGTTATTAATGATGCATCTTCCATTTGTTAAGTTTTTTTTAATTACCGCCAACACTTATATAAAAGCAACTCCATTGCCTCTATATCCATTATATTTTCCGTTTGTAAACGGCTATAAACGTTTATTTCCGGTTACAAACGAGTAGTGGCGAATTTAGCCCTTCCCAAAGAGACATAAAATACCTTAAATAGGGTATTTTTAATTGATGCCTCGGATAGAAGATGGAATTTGGTGCGAAAAGGACGGTTTTTTCCGTCAGGTAAGTGCTGATGTTGCGCCGGGTTTACCGGGCGGTGCCTGTGTGCTTGCATATAGAGAGTAGTATATTTTGTTAAAAAATGGCTAATACCAAATCAAATATAGAATTTTTTGACTGTTATAGAAATATCAAATGGCTTTTAGTCATTTCTACTATATCAATCGGTGGTCAGTTTTAGATAATAACCTAAGCTCGACTTAATTTTAGTATAAAAAGCGTCATAGCGACCCCTTTAAGGAGGATGTGGGTTGGAAAAGGGTGTGGCAACTCGCCGCGGCGAGCTGCCACGGCTTCCACCCCTCAAATCTCCCTCTTAGCCTCGCAGTGACGATTTTATAATCGAACTGAGGTTAATAAGTGGTCGGTGAATCGGTAATCCTTTGTGCCCTTCTGCAGTAGGCAGTAAAACTGAAGGGACAACCGATTTTAGCTGTTCGGGGTTTGTAATTCCGAACCGAGAAAATGGGGATTTAAAATCCCCCCTAGACCATTTGTGAGGAGCACCGACATCAATAGAGCTCTAGACTTTAAGCAACAACATGGGTTAGCCTGACGGCTATGAGCGGCAGACAAGCTTGCATGGCGGATTTACCACCTTACTCCACATTGGTAATCCGGAAACTCCAGGCGTACGCGCAGGGCAATTGGTTGGAGGCGAGGCGGGGTACTTTTACCAAGAGGTCATTTCCCCTTTGCTCAAAATCAAGCGGGGCATCTTGTCCAAGCAAGGTTACTTCGGTCTCTTCGGAAGCTTGGATATCTTTGATCAGCAGGTCCTCGGCGGGGTAAATGGGACTGATGGCATATACATCTCCCTCCTTTTGGGTAAAAAACAGCTCTTTGACGGCCTTACCCGGTGCGGGATCGACGGTCTGTTTGAGGATATAGTCTCCACCAAGGTAGCCTTTTTCGTGGTCGATCTTGCGGTCGCCATCTGACCACTGGGCAGCTTGTGTCCACTTTCTGGTGCCGTAGATGGCTTCTCCGTTTACCTGCAGCCACTGCCCGATCGCCAGCAACCTTTCCTGCATGATGGGCGGGATGCTTCCCCGTGCGTCAGGACCGATGTCCAGCAGCAGGTTACCGCCGTTGCTGACGATGTCCACCAGCATCAGGATCAGTGCTTGGGCACTGTTATAGTCCTGTGCATCCTCATTTTGGTTATAGCCAAAGGAAAAGCCCATGCCGCGGCATTCTTCCCAAGGCTTGTCAAAGGTCTTTCCTGCCTCATATTCGGTGGTATAATAGCCACCATGCTGTTGGCGTAGGCCTTTGCCCCATCGGTCGTTGACGAGGATATCGTCCTTGGCAGCGGATTCGTTGTAGAGCCAGGCCAGAAATTCCTCGCTTTTCCATTGCTCACCCTCCATTTCCCACTCGCCATCTGTCCAGAGGATGTCGGGCTGATAGCGTTGGACCAAGTCTTTGATCTGGGGCAAATAATGTTCCTCCACAAAACGTGTTTTATCGTTTTGCCACCAAGGGTGATACCACTCGTATAGGGAATAGTACACGCCCATTTTTACGGGGGTTTTGCGCACGGCCTCGGTCAGCTCCCCGACCAGGTCACGCTTGGCTCCTACTTCCATGCTGTTCCAGGCAAATCCCCGGTCATTGGCCTGTTCATTTGGCCAGAGGGTAAATCCATCGTGGTGTTTTGAGGTCAAGACGATATACTTGGCACCTGCCTTTTCGAAAAGCTCCGCCCATTCTTCTGGATCAAAAAGGTCCGCGGTAAACATTTCCCCAAAATTGTAATATGGGAAATCGGCTCCATAGGTCTTCACATGGTATCGGTACACCTCATCCCCTTCAAAATCCCCATTGCCAAATAGCTTTTTACTCTGCAGCCAATACTGGTACCATTCGGTATAAGTACCTTTTGGTGACCAAGCGGGAACTGAATATGGTCCCCAATGGATAAAGATTCCGAATTTGGCATCTTCAAACCAAGCGGGCACTGGTCGCTGGTCCAGCGATTCCCAATTGGCTTCATATTCCTGCGCCCGAAGGCTATATACCGCCACCATCAGGCAAATGAGGGTCCATATTCTTTTCATTTTCATACGTTTAGGGTATTGCTATTTCGGTTCTATATGATTTACCTTGGGTTATTATTAGTAGTAGTCGTATCATCTCAGCATTGTCTCCTACTCTTCCTTTGTTA
It encodes:
- a CDS encoding S1 family peptidase, which codes for MEDASLITTPIKLLKGNELVSQGTGFYVYHECDSKQIIFLVTNYHVLTGSAPLEKKAPIGDNISFNIHISKDNPEKVKEFRFPLYTSENKPVWLVNEDNKEADLAIIPMPTQVYQEAEIVNCINEKWAKNKLKVRTTTRTSVVGYPYGYYDKKNSLPIWKTGSIASEPDVDFDGKKLIVLDISAFPGMSGAPVFARAQGMYETIDGGMQGGVINKFIGVYASMQMLTKNKFLEQLVNQTPVGIKDQESLQLGHVWKASLIFDVLNKFDIEDYTDNILKQLK
- a CDS encoding ATP-dependent nuclease, with the protein product MINKIKLKSGSSQGQPNLEVDLTPITVFVGPNNSGKSRILIEIEKFSRKTSGQPNDLILDSLTFTPLSKNEIESELNKITQTPTQNESISEGQIIIGKLSSQKNQAERVKVLKDEVIRVAQTPSNNHWYSKFIDLYTLRLDGTNRLNLLNEQTAGDLQSTPTNHLSHLFLDNDLRKELRRIIYEAFGKYYVIDPTNIGQLRVRLSDTAPNSERQEKGWENEAIEFHKKATLINEASDGVKAFSGILTTLLAGDPKITLIDEPEAFLHPALSNKLGKEIGKSLRNSNKRLLVATHSASFLMGCIQSGSPLNIVRLTYKNGIPTSRILPKEKILHLMRHPLLRSTGVLNGLFYESVIVTEADSDRAFYQEINERLLSAGDERAISNCLFINAQNKQTVWEIVKPLRELGIPAVGVVDIDVLKEGGQVFTKLLDGSFIPQLNHQPFHSQRKSLYDTFNNTGVNWKIKGGIDLLNGEDKEACSNFLNQLVEYGVFVIQKGELESWLKHLNANGHGSNWLIDIFSKMGDNPEEPNYIKPAGGDVWDFIGEVKNWIENSNKKGIPK
- a CDS encoding zeta toxin family protein; translated protein: MKKLYVIAGCNGAGKTTASYTILPEILDCKEFVNADEIARGLSPFQPEKAGIEAGRLMLKRIKNLLEAGESFAFETTLSTRSYVKFIEKAKGVGYQVTCLFFWLNSEELAISRVETRVKEGGHFIPEEVIRRRYTSGLNNFFNLFLPKVDNWLFVNNSGDNYEIIAEGALGEETINNSERWNELKGKYYGQ
- a CDS encoding alpha-L-fucosidase — encoded protein: MKRIWTLICLMVAVYSLRAQEYEANWESLDQRPVPAWFEDAKFGIFIHWGPYSVPAWSPKGTYTEWYQYWLQSKKLFGNGDFEGDEVYRYHVKTYGADFPYYNFGEMFTADLFDPEEWAELFEKAGAKYIVLTSKHHDGFTLWPNEQANDRGFAWNSMEVGAKRDLVGELTEAVRKTPVKMGVYYSLYEWYHPWWQNDKTRFVEEHYLPQIKDLVQRYQPDILWTDGEWEMEGEQWKSEEFLAWLYNESAAKDDILVNDRWGKGLRQQHGGYYTTEYEAGKTFDKPWEECRGMGFSFGYNQNEDAQDYNSAQALILMLVDIVSNGGNLLLDIGPDARGSIPPIMQERLLAIGQWLQVNGEAIYGTRKWTQAAQWSDGDRKIDHEKGYLGGDYILKQTVDPAPGKAVKELFFTQKEGDVYAISPIYPAEDLLIKDIQASEETEVTLLGQDAPLDFEQRGNDLLVKVPRLASNQLPCAYAWSFRITNVE
- a CDS encoding type II toxin-antitoxin system RelE/ParE family toxin, whose product is MAKYKLTNEAKVDLIRIHHYGVEKFGMTQADKYFESFFEYFDIIAERPFSFESVDYIKKGYRRCVCGVDSIYYRINENIVEIMAIVGRQDLSQKL
- a CDS encoding ribbon-helix-helix domain-containing protein, with product MSRQSISFTKPNDEWLKAQVDSKEYSSKSELVNDLIRQARKQQVQIDWIRAKLEKAESSGFTIDSKESILAQSKSLLGG